From a region of the Spelaeicoccus albus genome:
- a CDS encoding ABC transporter permease, giving the protein MISFLARRLAYAILILLILSVCMYVLIDLAIDPLADLRTSTSPDKAQLIANRIAQLNLDKPVLLRYLWWLGGVGGCFIGRCNLGVAWRENQQVTEQLQGAMAQTFELVFAATIIAIVLGVAVGLISALRQYTGFDYFITFISFVMFSLPIFWVAVLLKQYLAIGFNNFVNTPGLNWPIVVLVALLMGLFWMGALGGNARRRIITYVAATLITFVVELYILLTGWFDSPHIGIIGVIVIAAASAIVVTFLSTGLNNKRALYSALTTAAIGVVLYYPLQYFFDGIVVNIWIIIALFFVTIGIGLLVGYVFAGPDRSQSMRGAVLTGILISIVIFIDRVMQVWAPYTNSSVIGNRPIATIGSTTPNLGGDFWVHTLDIFTHLLLPSLALILITFAQFTRFTRGSMLEVMTQDYIRTARAKGLTERTVIMRHAMRNALLPLASIVPVAIITLVGGAVITETIFGWYGMGRLFVDSLGEAEIDPVMAYIIIVGALAMFANLVADFCYALLDPRIRVNS; this is encoded by the coding sequence ATGATCTCTTTCCTTGCCCGCCGCTTGGCGTACGCAATCCTTATTCTTCTCATCTTGTCCGTGTGCATGTACGTGCTCATTGATCTGGCGATCGATCCGCTTGCCGACCTGCGCACAAGCACGTCGCCGGACAAGGCGCAGCTCATCGCCAACCGCATTGCCCAACTCAACTTGGACAAGCCGGTCCTACTGCGCTACCTCTGGTGGCTCGGCGGCGTCGGCGGTTGCTTCATCGGGCGATGCAACCTCGGCGTCGCGTGGCGCGAAAACCAGCAAGTGACCGAACAGCTCCAAGGCGCGATGGCGCAGACCTTCGAACTCGTCTTTGCCGCCACGATCATCGCAATCGTGCTGGGCGTCGCAGTCGGTCTTATCAGTGCCCTGCGCCAGTACACCGGGTTCGACTACTTCATCACGTTCATTTCGTTCGTGATGTTTTCGTTGCCGATCTTCTGGGTGGCAGTGCTGCTCAAGCAGTATCTGGCAATCGGATTCAACAACTTTGTGAATACGCCGGGGTTGAACTGGCCGATTGTCGTACTCGTTGCCTTGCTGATGGGCTTGTTCTGGATGGGTGCGCTGGGCGGAAACGCCCGTCGTCGGATCATCACGTACGTCGCGGCGACGCTCATCACATTTGTCGTCGAGCTTTATATTTTGCTCACGGGGTGGTTTGACAGCCCGCATATCGGCATCATCGGCGTCATCGTGATTGCGGCCGCCTCCGCCATAGTCGTGACTTTCTTGTCAACGGGGTTGAACAACAAGCGCGCGCTCTATTCGGCGCTCACGACTGCCGCAATCGGCGTCGTGCTCTACTATCCGCTGCAGTACTTCTTTGACGGCATCGTCGTGAACATCTGGATCATCATTGCCTTGTTCTTCGTCACGATCGGCATCGGTCTGCTTGTCGGCTACGTTTTCGCGGGCCCCGATCGCAGCCAATCGATGCGGGGCGCCGTATTGACCGGGATCCTGATCAGCATCGTCATCTTCATCGACCGGGTCATGCAGGTGTGGGCGCCGTACACGAACTCCAGCGTGATCGGGAACCGGCCGATCGCCACGATCGGCTCGACCACCCCGAATCTCGGCGGGGACTTCTGGGTGCATACGCTCGACATCTTCACTCACTTGTTGCTGCCGTCACTTGCTCTGATCCTCATCACGTTTGCGCAGTTCACGCGGTTTACCCGCGGCTCCATGCTTGAAGTGATGACCCAGGATTACATTCGTACGGCACGCGCAAAGGGCCTGACCGAACGAACAGTGATCATGCGTCACGCCATGCGCAATGCGCTACTGCCGCTTGCGTCAATAGTCCCGGTGGCCATCATTACGCTTGTCGGCGGAGCCGTCATCACCGAGACCATTTTCGGCTGGTACGGAATGGGCAGGCTGTTCGTCGATTCCCTTGGTGAGGCCGAGATCGATCCAGTGATGGCCTATATCATCATCGTCGGCGCGCTGGCCATGTTCGCCAATCTGGTGGCCGACTTCTGCTACGCGCTCCTTGACCCACGGATTCGGGTGAACTCATGA